Genomic window (Pongo abelii isolate AG06213 chromosome 4, NHGRI_mPonAbe1-v2.0_pri, whole genome shotgun sequence):
tgcactccagcctgggtgacagagtgagactctgtctcaaaaaaaaaaaaaaaagtgttttgtttagcctgtatgatattttttaaattagccaatatttaaaatatagatatcCAGCCTGGGCgcggtagcttatgcctgtaatcccagcactttggcaggccaaggtaggcaaatcacctgaggtcaggagttcgagaccagcctgaccaacatggagaaaccctgtctctactaaaaatacaaaattagctgggcatggtggcacatgcctgtaatcccagctacttgggaggctgaggcaggagaatcacttgaacctgggaggcagaggttgcaatgacccaagatagcaccattgcactccagcctggacaacaagagcaaaactctgtctcaataaataaataaacaaaatacagataTCCAGATTTATGACTTAGCTAAAACAAAATTTAGGAAACCTGGAGGCACAGTGGCCACATTCACTTCCCTGCTTAAATACTTCCAAGGGgcgggacacagtggctcactagGTGCTAGGTATAATCCTATTGTAGACACGagatcctgctatgttgcccatgctggtctggaactcttggcctcaagagatcaAGGTATAATCCTAttactttgagaggctggggtgggaggatcacttgagcctaggagtttggctcttagaccagcctggccaacatggcaaaacctcatctctacaaaagatacaaaaattaactcagcatggtggcacacatctgtaatcccagctgcttgggaggctgaggtggaaggatcatttgagcccaggaggtcaaggctgcaatgagctgagattgcgccactgcactccagcctgggcaacagagtgagacattgtctcaaataaagagaaaatacttcCAGGGTTTCCAGTGCCCTTAGGCTAAACCCCCCTCCTCCACCATGCCTTGTGTGATTTGCTGCCTCCTCTTCCGCTGCCACCCCCTTTCCACCTCCACTGCAGCTCTTCATGGCTGGCTGAGATGGTAACCGCCTCAGAGGGGCCTTTCTTGACCACATGTCTAAACCAGCTGCCCACTCCTTTGTCTTCACAGCATCCACTATTTGAAATAATATGATTTATTTGCCACTTGTTTATTTCCCTCCTCCCAATCTTTCTGCATCTATAAGGCAGGGACCCCACATTtcttattcactgctgtatccccagtccTAAGAATAATGCCTAGAACATTGCCtgtgtgctcagtaaatgctgagTTAATGGAATGATTCCTAATTGGCCATAACTGGTAGGAATTGGGTGCAGTTGCCCCTTTAGAAGGGGCCAGTGCCCTCTAGTTTGCCACAGTCCACACCACTCCCTCTTGTCTCCCTCAGTCGGGGTATGTCAGGAGTCTTTCATCATCTCCCTTGCaggagaaaacaaatatttgtctGTGCCCATATCACTATCAAAAGGCCAAAGATGAAGATGGACTCAATTCATGCCACTAAAATCTGATGCCTGCCTGACCCCTGCAGGCTGGTGACCATCCAGTGATCCCAAGAATTCCAACCAGACCTCTCCCGTGCTTCTGGCCTGCTTCCTACTGCCTCCTGGATGTCACCCCCCATAAGTCCCATGGGCACTCCAGTGCCACTTCTGAAACCCAGTGCCCCATCATCCTCTGCAAaactgttcctcttcctgtgttccCCTCTTAGTGATggtccccctcccccacctcataAGCCACAGCCTGAGGGACCCAGTAGTGAACAGTATCGACTATGTCCCCATCCAGAGACCTGAGGTCTGGCCAGGGATCCAGAGGTGTAAATGGCTAGATGCAGAGTGACATGAGCCTTGTTAGAGGAAGAACGAGAGGCTACAGGAATCCCCAGGAAGCTGGTAGCCAAACAAGGCCTACTAGAGGAGGAGGCGTTTTAACGGAGACCTGAAGGTGTAACAAGAGACAGCCAggcaagaagggagggagagattcCTCCAGAAGAGGGTGtgtagaggctgaggtggtgggggagagagagagtgtgtatgtgtgtgtgtacatgttttgggggtgggagtgggtaaTGAAAgataaatcccagcacttaagtAGAAACATAGGGGCTTAGGAGCATATTAAAGAGCTGGACTTTACCCCAAAGGTAAGAGGGAGTCATTAAAGGTTTCTCTTTATTgtccattagaaaaaaaaaggactatgTGCGCACATAACCACAATTTAAACATCACAAAGGGGCGCACAAAGAAAAGCTTCTCCCACCCTCAGATCCCCGCTCTTCCTTCTGAGAGGCAGTCACTGCTAAAAGTTTTATAGGATTCCATCCAGAAATTCTCTCTTATAAATAAACCCATCCATGTGTGTCCTTTTCCTTGGCTACACGCGTGGGATCCCAGTAGCCATGCTGTCCCCTGGCCTTTTTCAATTAATTTATCTTGGGTGCTTTCCCTCTTTACCCCACACCTTCTAGTAGCTGCCCGGTGTTCTGCGTGGTTGTCCCACAGTTCACAGAACCTGCCTCCCGGTCTTGTTCTCATCACTAGCCATGCCCTTGTGTACCCCAGGACCTTCTTCAGGACCCCAGGTCTATCTTTAGGACCATGCCTAgaggtgggcttggtggctcaaaTGCTATGCGCGTTGTAAACTTTGATAGAAAGTGATAAATGTCCTTCCAAAAAGATTacaactaatttacatttccggCAAGAATGAGGAGGGTTTTGAGCCAGGGAGGGCAAAGTTGGCTCTGCATCTTAGGTCATTCAGTTATTCATGGAACAAATCCGTATGAGGATCTTCCTTGCTTACTGCATGTGTGCCAGGTCTCAACTCTGGGATATATCAGTTAGCACAGCAAAGTCCCCACCTCCTGGAGCTGGCATTTTAATGAGAGCAACACACCACAAGCAATAAACGAATATATGCGATATATCAGATGGTGACAAGTACTATGGAGGAAAACTGATTAGAATAAGAGGGTGGAGAATGCCAGCCAGAGCTGGGGAGGAGACTGTTTTACATTGCATGGGTCAGGGAAAGCCTTGGGGAGCCGACCATGCAGATATTTGGAGAGAAATCTCTCCATGCAGAAGAAGCAGGCAGCGGCAAGGCATGGAGGCAGGTGTGTTCAAGGCTCAGCGAGGCACCCAGCGTGGCTGAAGCAgcgtgagggagagggagagcagcaGCAGAAAGTGCAGAGGAGGTGACGGGGCCTGAAGATGCAGGGGCTTCTGAGCCATTCTAAGGAGTTTACTGTTACTTTGCATGGGATGGGGAGACACTGCCTGGTTCCGAGCAGAGGGGGGACATGATTTGTCTCAGGTTTTACTAAgatccctctggctgctgtgttgagaataaGCTATGGGACAAAGGAAAAGGCAGGGATAATCCAGGTGAGAGACGGTGGGGGGTTCAGATGGCAGTGGCCAGATGCTGGATATATTCTGATGGTAACTCCATTATGTTTTGCTGATAGACGTGGGGTGTGAAAGTCAAAGGTGATTAGGGATTTGGGCCTGAGCATTAAAGCGATGGTTTTGGAGCAGGTTTGAGGGGATCAGGAGCTCTATTCACTTTGGCTACTTAGTGTGTAACGGAACGGGGTTGCTTATAGGTCCCTCTTCTTAGATATCCCCCAAGCACTACAAACTCAGCTTGTCCAAAAACGGATCTCCCCCTTTCCTACATCTCCTGCTCAGCACCATCACCCAGCAGCCCTCACCCTAGCCAGTACCCTGCAGACCGCCCCTGCCGTTACCAATACAGCCTGTTGGTACCTGTcagttttcctttgcatttctcaATTCTGCCTTTAACTACCATCTCCAGGACCTCTGCTGTGCTGTCTCTCATCGAGATTCCTGCAACTGCTCAGGGCCTGTTGCAGAGAAGGGACtaggtgaatgaatgaaggatTAAATGGatgaaagattaaatgaatgatttACCAGCTTCCTCATAGGTCTTGGCCAACCTCTGTCCTCCTTCAGCCCAGCCTCCATACCATCCCAGAGGAATCTTTGAAAACACACACATCTGATTATGTCCCTTCCTTGACTATAAACCATTCACAGCTCTCCAGGGCCTACATAGACATAAACTGGTGGCCTACAGGCAAGTCTTGTTTGGCCCACATAAtgttcgggtttttttttttttttaaaccttgaaTTAATTAGCATATTTTACATTAAAGTCTGGATTTCCCACTTCAGCAACTGGAAGAATTGGTACCACCAGGTTGCATTTCTCCAGGATAGCACTTGGCTGATGGAGTAGTGGTtctccctttattatttttatttatttttgtttgtatttgtttatttttgaaatggagtcttgctccattgcccaggctggagtgcaatggcacgatcttggctcactgcaacctctgcctctcaggttcaagcaattctcctgcctcagcctcctgagtagctgagattataggcgtgcaccaccacacctggctaatttttttgtatttttagtagagacggggttacaccatgttgtccaggggggtcttgaactcctgacctctagtgatccgtcagcctcggcctcccaaagtgctgggattacaggcgtgagccaccgcacccggccatccCTTTAGACAGAGCATGTGCTCTCTAATTTGTCATAGTCCCTACCACTCCCTTTTGTCTTATACCTAACCCACTTCCCTCACTGAAATTACCTACCTCACCCCTGGACATCAGAGTTTGCAGCCCCTGGCCTAGAGGACAAAAGCATAATTTCTGTATGGTGTGTTGCATGGGGTGGGGTTGAACAGGGAGGGGCGATAGTAGGCAAAGTTGAAAAGTTAGGCTGTggatggggcacagtggctcacgcctgtaatctcagcctttgggaggccgaggtgggcgaatcacctgaggtggggaaaccagcctgaccaacaaaatacaaaattagctgggcgtggtggcgcatgcccgtagtcccagctacttgggaggccgaggagaatcacttgaacccaggaggcggaggttgcggttgcggtgagctgagatcgcgccattgcactccagcctgggcaacaagagcgaaactctgtctcaaaaaaaaaaaagaaaaaggaaaagaaagttagGCTGTGGCCAAGTTGTGAAGGGCTTTGAATGCCTTGTAAGACATCTTTATACAGAGGGCCACTGGGAGCAGTGAAGCAGGGGAGTGACATGCTTGGGTCTGTGTTTTTAGTCCAGGTCCTCTGGACAGGTGGGGACCAGATGGGACACAGCACTCagtgaggagggggagaaggCAGAGGCTCCTCCCCCACTGAGCGTTGGAGAGTCTGAGTCAGCTCTCTCTCTGTTTCAGAACCAGACAGCAGCCTTGGGCGCAGGCGTGGTCACGAGGGCAGATGGACACTGCTGAAGACCCGGCCTGGCTCCAGCTGCTTCAGAAGGACTCCAGCCCACCAGGACCCCGACCCACAGCCTTCTTCTGCCCACAGGATGGGAGCCTGGGGGCTGGCAGCTCGGCCATGAGGGATTACTGCCCCTCCCAGCAAAAGGCAAGCCCTGCGCCCCCCAGGCACACTCCTGACCAAAGTCCAGGCATGGAGTCTAGACACAGAAGCCCcagtggggctggggaaggggcctCCTACTCTGACGGCCCCAGAGGGAGCCTGGCCTGCCCCTCCCCAACCTGCTTCTCTCCCCAGGAGGCGCCCTCTAAGGAGACATTGGAGGCACAAGGAGCCTCCATCTCAGGGACACCAGAAACCACCACGTCTGGGAAGCCAGAGCCTGTGTCCTCCGTGAAAACTGAGCCCAAATCCTCAGATGACAGAAATCCTATGTTCTTAGAGAAGATGGATTCCAAGTCCTCAAAGCAGGCCGATTCCACTTCCATAGGAAAGGAGGATCCTGGGTCCTTGCGGAAGGCAGATCCCATGTTTACAGGAAAGGCAGAGCCTGAAATCTTGGGAAAGGGGGATCCTGTGGCTCCTGGAAGGATGGATCCCATGACTCTAAGAAAGGAAGATCTTGGATCCCTGGGAAAAGTAGATCCTTTGTGCTCCAGCAAGATGTATACAGTGtcactgaggaaggaggatcctgGGTCTTTGAGAAAGGTGGATCCTGTGTCCTCAGACAAAGTGGACCCCGTGTCCCCAAGAAAGGAGGAGCCCAGGTATTCAGGAAAAGAGCATCCTGTGTCCTCAGAAAAGGTCGCTCCTACATCTGCAGAAAAGGTAGATCTTGTATTGTCGGGAAAGAGAGATCCTGGGCCCTTGGGAAAGGCAGATCCTGTGCCCTTGGAAAGCATGGATTCTGCGTCCACAGGAAAGACAGAGCCTGGGCTCCTGGGCAAGCTGATTCTAGGCTCATCAGGCAAGAATGGGCCTGTATCCTCTGGGACCGGGGCTCCAGGGTCCTTGGGAAGGCTGGATCCCACATGCTTGGGGATGGCAGATCCCGCATCTGTGGGAAATGTAGAAACTGTGCCCGCCACAAAAGAGGACTCCCGGTTCCTGGGAAAGATGGACCCTGCCTCCTCAGGAGAGGGGTGTCCTGTGTCTGGCCACACGGATACCACGGCTTCAGCAAAGACAGATCTCACGTCTTTGAAAAATGTGGATCCCATGTCTTCAGGCAAGGTGGATCCAGTTTCTCTGGGAAAGATGGACCCCATGTGCTCCGGAAAGCCAGAGCTCTTGTCTCCTGGACAGGCAGAGCGTGTGTCTGTGGGAAAGGCAGGAACTGTATCGGCAGGAACTGTATCCCCAGGAAAAGAGGACCCAGTGTCCTCCAGAAGGGAGGACCCCATATCTGCCAGAAGTAGAAAGACGTCATCTGAAAAAGTGAATCCTGAGTCTTCGGGAAAGACAAACCCTGTGTCTTCAGGTCCAGGAGATCCCAGGTCCTTGGGGGCAGCAGGTCCCCCATCTGCAGTAAAGGCTGAGCCAGTGACTGGGGGAAAAGGAGATCCCCTGTCCTCGGAGAAGGCAGGTCTGGCGGCCTCTGGAAAGGCGGCTCCCACAGCCTCAGGGAAGGCCGAGCCCCTGGTGGTGGGCAAGGAGGACCCTGTGAGCAGGGGAAAGGCAGATGCTGTCCCCTCTGGACAAGGGGACTCTGCGTCTATAGGTAAAGTGGTCTCAACTCCAGGAAAAACAGTCCCGGTGCCCTCGGGGAAGGTGGATCCCGTGTCCCTGGGAAAAGCAGAAGCTATCCCAGAGGGAAAGGTGGGTTCTCTGCCTCTAGAGAAGGGGAATCCTGTTAACACCGCAAAGACGGATCCCAGGGCCTCAGGGAAAGCACAGCCGCAGTCTGGTGGCAAAGCAGAAACAAAGCTCCCTGGGCAAGAGGGCGCCGCAGCACCAGGAGAAGCAGGGGCTGTGTGTTTGAAAAAGGAgataccacaggcctcagagaagGTGGATCCTGGATCCTGCAGAAAAGCAGAGCCCCTTGCCTCAGGGAAGGGAGAGCCTGTGTCCCTGGGGAAGGCCGACTCTGCACCTTCCACAAAAACGCAGTCCCCATCCTTGGGGAAGGTGGCCCCCCTGACTCTGGAGAAAACCAAGCCGTTCTCCCCCTCCAGGCAGTTAGACGGCAAAGCCCTCCGCTCAGCCCGGTCTCCTGAGGGTGCCAGGGGCAGTGAAGGCCGCGTGGAGCCGAAGCCCGAGCCCATGTCCAGCACCGAGGCCTCCAGTCTCAGCCAGAAAGACCCGGAAGCCGCTGGGGCCGAGAGAAGCCCCCGCCCAGAGGCCGCAGCGCCCCCGCCGGGGCCGCGGACTCGCGACAACTTCACTAAGGCACCGTCGTGGGAGGCGAGcgccccgccgccgccgcgcgaGGACGCGGGCACTCAGGCGGGCGCGCAGGCCTGCGTCTCAGTGGCCGTGAGCCCCATGTCTCCGCAGGACGGCGCTGGGGGCCCGGCCTTCAGCTTCCAGGCGGCGCCCAGACCGCCCTCGCGCCGAGATGCGGGCCTGCAGGTGTCGCTGGGCGCCGCCGAGACGCGCTCCGTGGCCACTGGGCCCATGACACCGCAAGCCGCCGCGCCGCCCGCCTTCCCCGAAGTGCGGGTGCGGCCCGGCTCAGCGCTGGCGGCCGCTGTAGCGCCCCCGGAGCCGGCTGAGCCCGTGCGAGACGTGAGCTGGGACGAGAAGGGCATGACGTGGGAGGTATACGGCGCCGCCATGGAGGTGGAGGTGCTGGGCATGGCCATCCAGAAGCATCTGGAGCGACAGATCGAGGAGCACGGCCGCCAAGGGGCGCCCgcgccgccgcccgccgcccgtGCCGGCCCCGGCCGTTCCGACTCGGTGCGCACCGCGCCCCCAGATGGCGCCGCCAAGCGTCCGCCCGGCCTGTTCCGCGCGCTGCTGCAGAGTGTGCGCCGGCCGCGGTGCTGCTCGCGGGCGGGACCCACGGCCGAGTGATCTGCTCCCATTTTGTACGCCCGAGTTTCCGACCTTCTCAGGCTCCCTTCTTGATCACAGGCCCCTAGAAGGGGTCCCCTCTGCGTGCCACAGGCCTCCGAGGGGTTGTGCAGCCTCTAGGGCTGTTGCGTCCCCGTCTttccagcccctcccatcacaaacACAGAAGAACCCCTTCTACTAAGCTCCCTTGTGGCCACGAGCCCACGAACCCGGCCAGCCCTGACGCCCCACTGtcccctcacagccctcagctcTACTCCCGGTCACACTGGGCGACCACGGGGACCTGCTCAGCACCCTCACCTCCCATCCCCTGAGAGCTGGGGCAGGCTCCTGAGATGTCTAGACTGGTGCGTTGTGGTCTCCGGTGGGGCCAGATCCCCAGAACAGGGAGAGACTGCATACAAGTCTGAGTGGCAGAAGCTTCAAGTGGGTAAGGATCGGTGTGTGAGACCCGCGAGTGGGCACCGCTCTGAATGTGAGGCCTCGGGCAGCACGTGAGGTAGAACGAGTGTGAGCGTCTCCACGCAGTGGCTGGCCCCGTGGCCGGGGCGTCTCTTGCATGCTGTTGGTGGTCCTTCCCCAGTTCCTATCTCCCACCCGCTTGGTTCCAGCCCCATCCCCTCTCCCACTGAGTCACAGGTTTGAGATTCCCAGAGAGGCCAAAGACAGCTACAGGAAGTACCCTGGGGGCTCAGCTGAGAGAGAGGCACAGAAAGGCCAGAGGGTCTCAGGAAGGTCTGGAGGTCACAGCTGGGCTCACAGAAGCTCTTGGGCCCTGGCATCCTGGGTGACAGCTGTTCTTGGGTATTGGGGACAGGACAGAGAGCTCATTCTATAACCACAGTTGTCTTTTAAAGGCCACCCTCTCCAGCCCCTTGTCCCCCCTGTGCTGTGAGCCCCACAAGTCCCTTGTGACCACTCAGTGTCCCGTCCCCACCCCTCCAGCCGCAGTTTTTGGCTACAAACTGTCACAGTATACATTGGTAATAAAATATTTCCCCAACCCCTGTCTGCCGTGATTGGCCAAAAGCAGGAGGCAGGGCAGCGTCATATATTTTCATCTCCAGGGAGACAGGTGCAGTTAGGGTGTGGCGGGGCCTCT
Coding sequences:
- the GPRIN1 gene encoding G protein-regulated inducer of neurite outgrowth 1; this translates as MDTAEDPAWLQLLQKDSSPPGPRPTAFFCPQDGSLGAGSSAMRDYCPSQQKASPAPPRHTPDQSPGMESRHRSPSGAGEGASYSDGPRGSLACPSPTCFSPQEAPSKETLEAQGASISGTPETTTSGKPEPVSSVKTEPKSSDDRNPMFLEKMDSKSSKQADSTSIGKEDPGSLRKADPMFTGKAEPEILGKGDPVAPGRMDPMTLRKEDLGSLGKVDPLCSSKMYTVSLRKEDPGSLRKVDPVSSDKVDPVSPRKEEPRYSGKEHPVSSEKVAPTSAEKVDLVLSGKRDPGPLGKADPVPLESMDSASTGKTEPGLLGKLILGSSGKNGPVSSGTGAPGSLGRLDPTCLGMADPASVGNVETVPATKEDSRFLGKMDPASSGEGCPVSGHTDTTASAKTDLTSLKNVDPMSSGKVDPVSLGKMDPMCSGKPELLSPGQAERVSVGKAGTVSAGTVSPGKEDPVSSRREDPISARSRKTSSEKVNPESSGKTNPVSSGPGDPRSLGAAGPPSAVKAEPVTGGKGDPLSSEKAGLAASGKAAPTASGKAEPLVVGKEDPVSRGKADAVPSGQGDSASIGKVVSTPGKTVPVPSGKVDPVSLGKAEAIPEGKVGSLPLEKGNPVNTAKTDPRASGKAQPQSGGKAETKLPGQEGAAAPGEAGAVCLKKEIPQASEKVDPGSCRKAEPLASGKGEPVSLGKADSAPSTKTQSPSLGKVAPLTLEKTKPFSPSRQLDGKALRSARSPEGARGSEGRVEPKPEPMSSTEASSLSQKDPEAAGAERSPRPEAAAPPPGPRTRDNFTKAPSWEASAPPPPREDAGTQAGAQACVSVAVSPMSPQDGAGGPAFSFQAAPRPPSRRDAGLQVSLGAAETRSVATGPMTPQAAAPPAFPEVRVRPGSALAAAVAPPEPAEPVRDVSWDEKGMTWEVYGAAMEVEVLGMAIQKHLERQIEEHGRQGAPAPPPAARAGPGRSDSVRTAPPDGAAKRPPGLFRALLQSVRRPRCCSRAGPTAE